The proteins below come from a single Thalassotalea ponticola genomic window:
- the putP gene encoding sodium/proline symporter PutP: MSLETPMMITFIGYLLTTLFIGYIAYKATTTLSDYILGGRQLGPAVTALSVGASDMSGWLLLGLPGAIYLSGVSEVWIGVGLVIGAILNWLLVAPRLRTFTEFANNSHTIPEFFENRFADNAHTLRFVSALTILVFFTFYVSSGLVGGAILFEKVFALDYLTALIIGAVVIVSYTFLGGFLAVSWTDFFQGCLMLLALIILPIVTINELGGLEQTNQILLNTNPDYAQLFSDFSWLGFLSLMAWGLGYFGQPHILSRFMAIRSVNDIPMSRNIAMIWMILSLLGALALGLVGIAYYANAPLANPETVFIFLSKALLNPWVAGVIIAAILSAIMSTIDSQLLVCSSVIVEDFYKHIAKQKASEKQLVWISRFALLFIAVVAMTLALDPQSSILGLVSYAWAGFGSAFGPTVLLALYWQKYNRFGAMASIISGAVVVFIWPMLNEAFAGIFAIYEMIPGFLTAAVMGILVSRVTQHKDKQSEVVFNQLMQNHIANK; encoded by the coding sequence ATGTCTCTTGAAACCCCAATGATGATAACCTTTATTGGTTACCTTCTAACCACGTTATTTATTGGTTATATAGCCTACAAAGCAACCACAACACTGAGTGATTACATTTTAGGTGGTCGCCAACTCGGCCCCGCTGTTACCGCACTCAGTGTTGGCGCATCGGATATGAGTGGCTGGTTACTGCTTGGCCTTCCAGGTGCCATCTACTTGTCGGGTGTATCCGAAGTGTGGATTGGGGTTGGTTTGGTTATTGGCGCTATTTTAAACTGGCTGTTGGTGGCTCCGCGTCTTCGCACGTTCACTGAATTTGCTAATAACTCCCATACCATACCTGAGTTTTTCGAGAACAGATTTGCCGACAATGCGCATACCCTGCGCTTTGTATCGGCATTAACTATTTTGGTGTTTTTTACCTTTTACGTGTCGTCAGGCTTAGTAGGCGGTGCTATTTTATTTGAGAAAGTATTTGCCTTAGATTATTTAACCGCACTGATAATAGGTGCCGTAGTTATTGTGTCTTATACCTTTTTAGGTGGCTTTTTAGCCGTTAGCTGGACTGACTTTTTCCAAGGTTGTCTGATGTTATTGGCGTTGATCATTTTGCCTATCGTCACCATCAATGAGTTGGGTGGCCTAGAACAAACTAATCAAATATTACTCAATACCAACCCCGATTACGCGCAATTATTTAGTGATTTTAGTTGGCTTGGCTTTTTGTCATTAATGGCGTGGGGCTTAGGGTACTTTGGCCAGCCGCACATTCTGTCTCGGTTTATGGCCATTCGCAGTGTTAACGACATTCCAATGTCGCGAAATATCGCCATGATTTGGATGATTTTATCGCTACTTGGCGCTTTGGCTTTAGGGCTTGTCGGTATTGCCTATTACGCAAACGCGCCATTAGCCAACCCCGAAACGGTATTTATTTTCTTGTCTAAGGCGTTGTTAAACCCGTGGGTTGCCGGAGTTATCATTGCCGCCATTTTATCGGCGATAATGAGTACCATTGACTCGCAATTGCTCGTTTGTTCAAGCGTTATTGTTGAAGATTTTTACAAGCATATCGCCAAACAAAAAGCCTCAGAGAAACAGTTAGTTTGGATATCGCGCTTTGCGCTATTATTCATTGCGGTGGTTGCCATGACACTGGCGCTTGATCCACAAAGCAGTATTCTAGGCTTAGTCAGTTATGCGTGGGCAGGGTTTGGCAGTGCCTTTGGCCCTACGGTTCTGTTGGCTCTGTACTGGCAAAAATACAACCGTTTCGGCGCTATGGCGTCGATCATCTCGGGCGCCGTTGTGGTGTTTATCTGGCCGATGTTAAATGAGGCGTTTGCCGGTATTTTTGCTATTTACGAAATGATCCCGGGCTTTTTAACGGCCGCGGTTATGGGCATATTGGTTAGCCGTGTAACTCAACACAAAGACAAGCAAAGTGAAGTGGTGTTTAACCAACTAATGCAAAATCACATCGCTAATAAATAA
- a CDS encoding DUF3379 family protein yields MDEISIRKRLYADPVGVDNEVQQAIEAKPNIGQLARELNALNGDITKALHIDTPDNLAQRIILQQRLTNHRKQRQSRWYLALAASVVAIIGLSTSYVLLHHQYRTVADYAIAHVLHDGQDLIDHAKQHGKAYPLADINRLSKAVGVSFHTNALVDAKLELVAAEECFFDGMNSIHLVFSGIYADVTVLIIGPSDHLKQTAQFNYRHSKGVSRQYDNGRVIIFAHQNEPLDKWQQVIDKHIEWLI; encoded by the coding sequence ATGGATGAAATTAGCATACGCAAGCGCTTGTACGCAGATCCTGTTGGCGTTGATAACGAGGTACAACAGGCGATTGAGGCTAAGCCGAATATCGGTCAACTCGCTCGCGAGCTCAACGCGCTTAATGGCGACATAACCAAAGCACTGCACATCGACACGCCCGACAATCTCGCCCAGCGAATCATTTTGCAGCAGCGCTTGACCAATCACCGCAAGCAACGTCAATCTCGCTGGTATCTCGCCTTGGCCGCTTCAGTGGTGGCTATCATAGGCCTCAGTACCAGCTATGTGTTGTTGCATCACCAATACCGCACGGTCGCCGATTATGCCATTGCCCACGTGTTACACGACGGCCAAGACTTGATTGACCATGCTAAACAGCACGGTAAAGCTTATCCGCTTGCAGACATAAACCGTTTGAGTAAAGCGGTTGGCGTATCGTTTCACACTAACGCCTTGGTCGATGCCAAGCTAGAGTTGGTTGCCGCTGAGGAGTGTTTTTTTGATGGTATGAACTCGATTCACTTAGTCTTTTCTGGCATTTACGCTGACGTAACCGTATTGATTATTGGCCCGAGTGATCACTTAAAGCAAACAGCACAATTTAACTATCGACACAGCAAGGGTGTATCGCGCCAATACGACAATGGCAGAGTAATTATTTTTGCTCATCAAAATGAGCCTCTCGACAAATGGCAACAGGTTATTGATAAGCATATAGAGTGGCTGATTTAA
- a CDS encoding sigma-70 family RNA polymerase sigma factor encodes MANKQQRFEALVYALHSDLFRYAFWLVHDKSVAEDLVQETFLRAWRSLDSLADERAAKSWLITILRRENARRFERKQLPMGEYDETQIIDQLGTNNERNQEQHWLQQRIASLAIEYREPLILQVLWGYSTTEISDILELNKNTVMTRLFRARKQLKDAIEQNQQVKGHQHG; translated from the coding sequence ATGGCCAATAAACAACAACGCTTTGAAGCACTCGTCTACGCCCTGCACAGCGATTTATTTCGCTATGCATTTTGGTTGGTGCACGATAAATCAGTAGCCGAAGACTTAGTTCAAGAAACCTTTCTTCGGGCGTGGCGCAGCCTCGATTCTCTAGCTGATGAGCGCGCTGCAAAGTCGTGGTTAATCACCATTTTGCGACGCGAAAATGCACGCCGCTTTGAGCGCAAACAGCTGCCGATGGGCGAGTATGATGAAACTCAGATTATTGATCAACTCGGTACCAATAACGAACGAAACCAAGAACAACATTGGCTCCAACAGCGCATTGCGAGCCTTGCCATAGAATACCGAGAACCACTGATACTGCAGGTGTTGTGGGGCTATAGTACCACCGAGATATCTGACATTCTCGAGCTCAACAAGAACACGGTGATGACGCGTCTGTTTCGGGCGCGTAAACAACTCAAAGACGCGATTGAACAAAACCAACAAGTTAAGGGGCATCAACATGGATGA
- a CDS encoding BatD family protein, with the protein MVKRALPFIALLVYFSSPLVNALTVTASVDKNPAIVDEAIVLSVIADDSLSADAFDASVLAKDFILGGTSVSSQTRMVNFKTTRTTQWSTLLVPRRAGMVTIPELNVNGAKTQAIALQVLPVSERDDSSQQDIFITAEVSKSEVYVQQQFTLTLRLHLATELLRGNLADPQMTGAEVIQIGDNKEDIDIINGKRYRIIEKTYAIKPQKSGEHVLHSTVFSGEVSVNSPQRRALFSSAALGKPVRVKGEEINITVKPAPSDFQGEWLPSELLLIEEQWPEQEQSYKVGEPITRTIKITAAALSAEQIPELEFNTPDGIKVYPDQAQTKSGINSGLLVSQKIQDFALVPTQAGEFELPAIDLPWWNTKLNRQEIASLPAKRIVVVGQPVATTPVTNVAVSTSAKEPVTAASSIWQWVFLSLWLITSFAWLYSAKLKGKWRSGKAPFTSPGTQYYLKLLAACRQNNGIEVLKLLPNWGNELFADQHFSNVEQLSQFLQNEQFEQQIMLLQRCYYGSSKQPWQGDELIKLISVINKQQEKTQRTAFALNPN; encoded by the coding sequence ATGGTAAAACGAGCCCTGCCGTTTATTGCGCTTTTGGTATATTTCTCAAGTCCCCTAGTCAATGCGCTGACCGTTACGGCCAGTGTCGATAAAAATCCAGCGATTGTTGATGAAGCGATCGTATTGAGTGTTATTGCTGATGATTCACTCAGTGCTGATGCCTTTGATGCATCGGTATTGGCTAAGGATTTTATCCTCGGCGGTACATCGGTGAGTAGCCAAACGCGCATGGTGAACTTTAAAACCACGCGCACAACGCAGTGGTCTACGTTATTGGTTCCTCGTCGCGCCGGTATGGTTACTATTCCTGAATTAAACGTCAATGGGGCAAAAACGCAAGCTATCGCCTTACAAGTATTACCGGTAAGTGAGCGCGATGACTCGAGCCAACAAGACATTTTCATTACCGCGGAAGTGTCTAAATCAGAGGTCTACGTTCAACAACAATTTACCCTTACGTTGCGTTTACACCTTGCCACTGAACTGTTGCGCGGTAACTTAGCCGATCCGCAAATGACTGGTGCAGAGGTGATACAAATTGGCGACAACAAAGAAGACATCGATATTATCAACGGCAAGCGCTATCGGATTATCGAAAAAACCTACGCCATAAAGCCACAAAAGTCAGGTGAGCATGTTTTACACTCAACGGTGTTTTCAGGCGAAGTAAGTGTTAACAGTCCTCAGCGACGGGCATTGTTTTCAAGCGCAGCTTTAGGTAAGCCGGTGCGCGTCAAAGGCGAAGAGATCAACATCACGGTAAAACCGGCGCCAAGCGATTTTCAAGGAGAGTGGTTACCCAGTGAATTATTGTTGATTGAAGAACAATGGCCTGAGCAAGAGCAAAGCTACAAAGTTGGTGAGCCTATCACCCGCACAATAAAAATTACCGCCGCCGCGTTAAGTGCCGAGCAGATCCCTGAGCTTGAGTTTAATACGCCAGATGGGATCAAGGTCTACCCTGATCAAGCGCAGACAAAAAGTGGTATTAACAGCGGTCTATTGGTGAGTCAAAAAATTCAAGACTTTGCCTTAGTACCTACCCAAGCTGGAGAGTTTGAATTACCTGCGATTGACTTGCCGTGGTGGAATACCAAACTCAATCGTCAAGAAATCGCCTCGCTGCCGGCCAAGCGCATTGTCGTTGTCGGTCAACCGGTTGCGACAACACCTGTGACCAATGTCGCTGTATCGACCAGCGCCAAAGAGCCAGTCACTGCAGCGTCGAGCATTTGGCAATGGGTATTTTTAAGCCTCTGGTTAATAACCAGTTTTGCTTGGCTTTACTCAGCAAAATTAAAAGGTAAATGGCGTTCTGGCAAAGCCCCATTTACATCACCAGGGACGCAGTACTATTTAAAATTGCTCGCAGCTTGTCGGCAAAATAACGGTATTGAAGTGTTAAAACTGTTGCCAAATTGGGGTAATGAGCTATTTGCCGATCAACACTTTAGCAATGTTGAGCAGCTTAGTCAGTTTTTACAAAACGAACAATTCGAGCAACAAATTATGTTGCTACAACGCTGTTACTACGGTTCGAGCAAACAACCATGGCAAGGCGATGAATTAATCAAATTGATATCTGTCATCAATAAACAGCAAGAAAAAACACAACGCACCGCCTTTGCATTAAATCCCAATTAA
- a CDS encoding VWA domain-containing protein, which translates to MIEFAWPYLAVLLVAPLVVYWLVPAKTHAAAALKVPVSLAAMERSSTHFTTTGRLSPIWLAIIWTLLVVACMRPQWLGDPITMPNESREMIIAVDLSGSMKIEDMQVNNQQVNRLAMLKQLLGDFIERRQGDRLGLILFADDAYMQTPMTFDTNTVKQMLDEAVIGLVGQRTAIGDAIALAVKRFVGKGESNRVLVLLTDGQNTSGKISPEQALDLAKGFDVTVYTIGIGAEVMIERSLFGSRTVNPSRDLDEQLLKQIAEQTSGSYFRAKDGASMASIYQQLDQLEPISQEAQQMRPLTALYFYPLALACLLVLVAFIKVQFSPVSLTVTADRKEGNIDG; encoded by the coding sequence GTGATTGAGTTTGCTTGGCCTTACTTAGCGGTTTTGCTAGTTGCTCCACTTGTGGTTTATTGGCTTGTACCGGCAAAGACACACGCAGCTGCCGCTCTTAAGGTACCAGTATCGCTAGCGGCGATGGAGCGCTCATCAACGCACTTCACTACAACGGGTAGGCTATCGCCCATTTGGCTCGCCATTATCTGGACCTTGCTGGTTGTCGCCTGCATGCGACCGCAATGGCTTGGTGATCCGATCACCATGCCAAATGAAAGTCGTGAAATGATCATCGCCGTTGACTTATCAGGCAGTATGAAAATTGAAGACATGCAAGTTAACAATCAGCAAGTCAATCGCTTGGCCATGTTAAAACAACTGTTAGGCGATTTTATCGAACGTCGCCAAGGCGATCGCTTAGGTTTAATTTTATTTGCCGATGATGCCTACATGCAAACACCGATGACATTTGATACTAACACGGTAAAGCAAATGCTCGACGAAGCTGTTATCGGCTTAGTCGGTCAGCGCACCGCCATTGGTGATGCCATTGCCTTAGCGGTTAAGCGCTTTGTTGGCAAAGGCGAATCAAATAGAGTATTGGTGTTGCTCACCGATGGGCAAAATACGTCGGGAAAAATCAGCCCAGAGCAAGCACTAGATTTGGCAAAAGGTTTTGATGTTACCGTATATACCATTGGCATCGGTGCTGAGGTAATGATTGAGCGTTCACTATTTGGTTCGAGAACAGTTAACCCGTCTCGCGACCTAGACGAACAATTATTAAAACAGATCGCTGAGCAAACCTCGGGCAGTTATTTTCGCGCCAAAGACGGCGCCTCAATGGCGAGCATTTACCAACAGCTCGACCAGCTTGAGCCCATAAGCCAAGAAGCACAACAAATGCGCCCGTTAACCGCGCTGTATTTCTACCCGTTGGCACTGGCTTGTTTATTAGTGCTTGTTGCATTTATCAAAGTGCAATTTTCACCGGTAAGTCTCACGGTGACAGCTGATCGCAAAGAGGGGAATATCGATGGCTGA
- a CDS encoding DUF4381 domain-containing protein, whose protein sequence is MDPLANLNDIHLPEQISSFPIAPGWWLLLFVVVAALCWLAFRLLTKHRYLRPYQQAVIELEQLEKPAIIDSMRILKWVAMHYFDRRDFAPYYAEQLLTALTDKLPQKHQQTFLHKAQNALTHQYHPKADQKYGHAMQQAALFWLEHVNITGAWVNKRRSTATRETTL, encoded by the coding sequence ATGGATCCGCTAGCAAATTTAAACGACATTCACTTACCTGAACAAATATCTTCCTTTCCCATCGCCCCCGGTTGGTGGTTGTTACTGTTTGTTGTTGTCGCCGCGTTGTGTTGGCTTGCTTTTCGCCTACTCACCAAGCACCGTTATTTGCGTCCCTATCAGCAAGCGGTGATCGAATTAGAGCAGCTCGAAAAACCTGCCATTATTGACTCAATGCGCATCTTAAAGTGGGTGGCTATGCACTACTTTGATCGCCGAGATTTTGCGCCCTACTACGCTGAGCAATTACTCACCGCATTAACCGATAAACTGCCGCAAAAACATCAACAGACGTTTTTGCATAAAGCACAAAACGCCCTTACCCATCAGTACCATCCGAAAGCCGACCAAAAATACGGGCACGCCATGCAACAAGCCGCACTATTTTGGTTAGAGCATGTCAATATCACCGGGGCATGGGTAAACAAGCGCCGTTCAACCGCGACTAGGGAGACAACATTGTGA
- a CDS encoding DUF58 domain-containing protein — protein MWWKKSDTTSFEQDAKHRLELLGGDGIHLSIDQLLAYRSKVSLINLAPRKNVQSHLSGNYLARSKGRGMEFDEVRHYQAGDDIRAIDWRVTARTGKTHTKLFKEEVERPVLIAVDLGQTMYFGSELMFKSVQACHLGALIAWHANSRGDRVGGLVFHEQNHVELKPQSRQHGVLHYLHALDELHQQGLDLWHHKPAYQQQYFIDNINRLCQLAKPGALVYVITDGYHVNDDVMLALRNINQHCELVVCHVDDPLEHRLPAVGQKSSVMITDGEHSQPLLLGDKTIAQQYKQRATDIHKQKRAYYQRAGARVTHISANELLEQQLKQGLETWIR, from the coding sequence ATGTGGTGGAAAAAATCCGATACAACATCGTTTGAACAAGATGCCAAACATCGCCTTGAACTATTAGGCGGCGATGGCATCCATCTGAGTATTGACCAATTACTGGCCTATCGAAGTAAGGTTTCCCTGATCAACTTAGCACCGCGTAAAAATGTGCAAAGTCATTTAAGTGGTAACTATCTGGCGCGCAGTAAGGGGCGTGGTATGGAGTTTGATGAAGTGCGTCACTACCAAGCGGGTGACGACATTCGAGCGATCGACTGGCGCGTTACCGCTCGTACCGGAAAAACCCATACCAAATTATTCAAAGAAGAAGTTGAACGTCCTGTTCTGATTGCCGTCGATTTGGGACAGACCATGTATTTTGGCTCTGAGCTGATGTTTAAATCGGTACAAGCCTGTCACCTTGGTGCGTTGATCGCATGGCACGCCAACAGCCGTGGCGATCGCGTTGGCGGACTGGTGTTTCACGAGCAAAACCATGTCGAATTAAAACCGCAAAGCCGACAACATGGGGTCTTACATTACCTACATGCCCTTGACGAATTGCATCAGCAAGGGCTTGATTTATGGCATCACAAACCAGCCTATCAACAGCAATACTTTATCGATAACATCAATCGCTTGTGTCAATTGGCCAAACCCGGTGCCCTAGTGTATGTCATCACCGACGGCTACCACGTCAATGACGATGTGATGCTTGCCTTGCGCAACATAAATCAACACTGTGAGCTGGTTGTTTGCCACGTCGACGATCCGCTTGAGCATCGACTTCCGGCTGTCGGCCAAAAGAGTTCGGTGATGATCACCGACGGCGAACACAGTCAACCGCTGTTACTCGGCGACAAAACAATCGCTCAACAGTACAAGCAACGCGCCACTGATATACACAAGCAAAAGCGCGCTTATTACCAACGCGCGGGTGCCCGTGTCACCCATATCAGTGCCAATGAACTGCTTGAACAGCAATTAAAACAGGGGCTAGAAACATGGATCCGCTAG
- a CDS encoding MoxR family ATPase, whose translation MAIEQFSKLKQHLSQQIVGQHELVESLLIALLADGHLIVEGPPGLAKTRAINALANGVDASFHRIQFTPDLLPADLTGTDIYRPEDGSFVFQQGPLFENLILADEINRAPAKVQSALLEAMAERQVTVGKTTYKLPELFLVMATQNPLEQEGTYPLPEAQLDRFLMHLNIDYPDAQAELAILRLNRQEARDDEALARINLTQRDIFKARKQVLDIYLADSLEQYIVDLIMATRQGEKYDDNLAKWLAYGASPRATIALERCARARAWLNGRDFVSPEDIQAVFHNTLRHRLLLTYQAEADGITTDQVLDKILECVALA comes from the coding sequence ATGGCAATCGAACAATTTTCTAAATTAAAGCAACACCTAAGCCAGCAAATTGTTGGCCAACACGAATTGGTTGAAAGCCTGCTCATTGCGTTATTAGCTGATGGTCACTTAATTGTAGAGGGTCCACCGGGTTTAGCAAAAACACGCGCTATTAATGCATTAGCCAATGGCGTTGATGCCAGTTTTCACCGCATTCAATTTACCCCAGATTTACTGCCCGCCGATTTAACCGGTACCGATATTTATCGTCCAGAAGATGGCAGTTTTGTATTTCAGCAAGGGCCGTTATTTGAAAATTTAATTCTCGCCGATGAAATCAACCGCGCGCCGGCGAAAGTTCAATCTGCGCTACTCGAAGCGATGGCAGAAAGACAAGTAACCGTGGGAAAAACCACCTATAAGTTACCTGAGCTATTTTTGGTTATGGCAACCCAAAACCCGCTAGAGCAAGAAGGAACATACCCGTTGCCAGAAGCTCAACTGGACAGATTTTTAATGCACCTCAACATTGATTATCCAGATGCTCAGGCCGAGTTGGCCATTTTGCGCCTCAATCGCCAAGAGGCCCGAGACGATGAAGCGCTTGCCCGTATTAATTTAACCCAGCGGGACATTTTTAAGGCGCGCAAACAAGTACTCGACATATACCTTGCCGATAGCTTAGAACAATACATTGTCGATTTAATTATGGCGACCCGCCAAGGCGAGAAATACGATGACAATTTAGCGAAGTGGTTAGCCTATGGTGCCAGCCCGAGAGCAACCATAGCTCTCGAGCGTTGTGCTCGTGCTCGCGCTTGGCTGAACGGTCGAGATTTTGTCAGCCCAGAAGACATTCAAGCGGTATTTCACAACACCCTGAGACACCGTTTATTACTGACTTATCAGGCCGAAGCCGACGGTATTACTACCGATCAAGTATTAGATAAAATTCTGGAGTGTGTGGCATTAGCATAA